The Pseudomonas orientalis genome contains a region encoding:
- a CDS encoding RidA family protein → MTKIIKLKTGSPFEDQASYSRLVVVDNWIYVSNTAGRNPQTKLIPEDILEQTHQVFANIESALKAVDASLADVVCSRVFIQEPKDVPAVMALIGEKFRGVDPASTVTCPPLGSTVYKVELEVTAYRNASKAQVEVIRLSQ, encoded by the coding sequence ATGACAAAAATCATCAAGCTCAAGACCGGTTCCCCGTTTGAAGATCAGGCCAGCTATTCGCGCCTGGTGGTGGTGGACAACTGGATCTATGTGTCCAACACCGCCGGCCGCAACCCGCAAACCAAGCTGATCCCCGAAGATATCCTCGAGCAGACGCACCAGGTGTTCGCCAACATCGAGTCGGCCTTGAAGGCAGTCGATGCCAGCCTGGCGGATGTGGTGTGCTCGCGGGTGTTCATCCAGGAGCCCAAGGACGTGCCGGCGGTAATGGCCTTGATCGGCGAAAAGTTTCGCGGCGTCGACCCGGCCAGCACCGTCACGTGCCCGCCGCTGGGCTCGACGGTCTACAAGGTGGAACTGGAAGTGACGGCTTATCGCAACGCTTCCAAGGCGCAAGTCGAAGTCATTCGCCTGTCGCAGTAA
- a CDS encoding tyramine oxidase subunit B yields MSITTKIDFIYLSEQDMIRAGVTDMLACVNTMEEMFALLYSGDYRMAGPNNDSHGAMVIFPKESPFPNMPKPTADRRMMAMPAYLGGSFCTAGVKWYGSNIANRDKGLPRSILMFTLNDPDTGAPLAHMSANLLSAYRTGAIPGVGARHLARKDSKVVGLLGPGVMGKTTLAAFIAVCPLIDTLKIKGRGEKSLNDFLAWVKDTYPQITTIKVVDSLEEVVRDSDLVTYCSSGETGDPSKYPIVKREWVKPGCFMAMPAACSLDEGMERADVRKVLDNTGLYEAWFEELPKPAHHNVPVIGVRFMDMIAEGKMQLHELEDIGKIIAGDARGRRNDEEIIIMSVGGMPVEDVAWGTVVYRNAIERGIGVKLNLWETPELR; encoded by the coding sequence ATGTCCATTACTACAAAAATAGACTTCATCTACTTGTCCGAGCAGGACATGATCCGCGCCGGCGTGACCGACATGCTCGCCTGTGTGAACACCATGGAAGAGATGTTCGCGCTGCTGTATAGCGGCGACTATCGCATGGCTGGCCCGAACAACGATTCCCACGGCGCAATGGTGATATTCCCGAAGGAATCGCCGTTCCCGAACATGCCCAAGCCCACCGCTGACCGGCGCATGATGGCGATGCCGGCCTACCTGGGCGGCAGTTTCTGCACCGCAGGCGTCAAATGGTACGGCTCCAATATTGCCAACCGCGACAAGGGCCTGCCTCGCTCGATCCTGATGTTCACCCTCAACGACCCCGACACCGGAGCACCGTTGGCGCATATGTCCGCCAACCTGCTGTCGGCCTATCGCACCGGTGCGATCCCCGGTGTGGGCGCGCGCCACCTGGCGCGCAAGGACTCGAAAGTGGTCGGCCTGCTCGGCCCGGGCGTGATGGGCAAGACCACGCTCGCCGCATTCATCGCCGTTTGCCCATTAATCGATACCTTGAAAATCAAGGGCCGTGGCGAGAAGAGCCTGAATGATTTTCTTGCCTGGGTGAAGGACACCTACCCGCAGATCACCACGATTAAAGTGGTCGACAGCCTCGAAGAGGTGGTCCGTGATTCCGACCTTGTTACTTATTGTAGCTCCGGTGAGACGGGCGACCCCTCAAAGTACCCAATTGTGAAGCGCGAGTGGGTCAAGCCGGGTTGCTTCATGGCGATGCCGGCGGCCTGCTCGCTGGACGAAGGCATGGAGCGCGCCGACGTGCGCAAGGTGCTGGACAACACCGGCCTTTACGAAGCCTGGTTCGAAGAACTGCCCAAGCCTGCGCACCACAACGTGCCGGTGATTGGCGTGCGGTTCATGGACATGATCGCCGAAGGCAAGATGCAGCTCCATGAGCTTGAAGACATCGGCAAGATCATCGCCGGCGATGCCCGGGGCCGTCGCAACGATGAAGAAATCATCATCATGTCGGTCGGCGGCATGCCGGTCGAAGACGTGGCCTGGGGCACGGTGGTGTACCGCAATGCGATCGAAAGAGGCATCGGCGTGAAGTTGAATCTGTGGGAAACCCCGGAGCTGCGCTGA
- a CDS encoding AraC family transcriptional regulator — protein MVNLFAPTLKHHTAYEQPWFVLNSSRYSVMPSDHPAISHFYAFDVAHSADLLAVPDGCVDIVFDCDPTRPSVRICGTPLVAQRVELLQGHHYFGVRFSPGVIPGFITVMAEDLTEREWDLLEVSAFAQRIFESIVQAPQLQEQMKLFNDYLIPRLMGRTSKLTAMVIQQALAHRGDLRIQQLEHLSGYTSRTIHRQFSQDTGLSPKTFCRIIRCQAALETLNTQHDVSFSELALDLGFSDQSHFLRDFKKLVSTTPCEYQRKMLRNAYNDRICFA, from the coding sequence ATGGTCAACCTGTTTGCGCCGACGCTGAAGCACCACACTGCATACGAACAACCCTGGTTCGTACTCAATTCATCGCGCTATTCGGTAATGCCTTCGGATCACCCGGCGATCTCGCATTTTTACGCCTTCGACGTTGCCCACTCGGCCGACCTGCTGGCGGTTCCGGATGGCTGTGTGGACATCGTGTTCGACTGTGACCCCACGCGCCCCAGCGTGAGGATTTGCGGCACGCCGTTGGTGGCGCAGCGCGTGGAGTTGCTGCAGGGTCATCATTATTTTGGCGTGCGCTTTTCGCCGGGGGTGATTCCCGGCTTTATCACCGTAATGGCCGAGGACCTGACCGAACGGGAATGGGACCTGCTGGAGGTGTCTGCGTTTGCTCAGCGCATTTTCGAGAGCATCGTCCAGGCCCCGCAGTTGCAGGAGCAAATGAAGCTGTTCAACGACTATCTGATCCCGCGCCTGATGGGCAGGACCTCGAAGTTGACGGCCATGGTCATTCAACAGGCGCTCGCCCATCGCGGCGACCTGCGCATCCAGCAGCTGGAACACCTCAGTGGCTACACCAGCCGCACCATTCATCGTCAGTTCAGCCAGGACACGGGCTTGTCGCCCAAGACCTTCTGCCGGATCATCCGCTGCCAGGCGGCGCTGGAAACCCTCAATACCCAACACGATGTGTCGTTCTCGGAACTGGCCCTGGATCTGGGCTTTTCCGATCAGTCGCACTTCCTGCGCGACTTCAAGAAACTGGTCAGTACCACGCCCTGCGAATACCAACGCAAAATGCTGCGAAACGCCTATAACGACCGCATCTGCTTCGCCTGA
- a CDS encoding response regulator, whose protein sequence is MTESLLASSSNQALVLIAEDEPEIADILSAYLKRAGFKTAHAQDGRRALELHQTLKPDLLLLDVLMPKLDGWMVLAEVRHRGNTPVIMLTAQDQDMDKLMGLRIGADDYIVKPFNPAEVIARVQAVLRRCADQGHGGGHSVLRVDPFEIDIDNHEVSVRIGTRKQPLQLTVTEFRLLAQLAKSPRRVFSRAELLVLCSPESDSLERTVDSHISKLRRKIEDLGLRGVPTSIRGVGYRFGSQA, encoded by the coding sequence ATGACTGAATCACTCCTTGCATCGAGCTCCAACCAGGCACTGGTCCTGATCGCCGAAGACGAGCCGGAAATTGCCGACATCCTCTCGGCCTACCTCAAGCGCGCCGGCTTTAAAACCGCGCATGCTCAGGACGGGCGGCGCGCGCTGGAGCTGCATCAGACGCTCAAGCCCGATCTGTTGCTGCTCGATGTGCTGATGCCCAAGCTGGACGGCTGGATGGTGCTGGCCGAAGTTCGTCATCGCGGTAACACGCCCGTGATCATGCTGACGGCCCAGGATCAGGACATGGACAAGCTCATGGGGCTGCGCATAGGCGCCGATGACTACATCGTCAAACCCTTCAACCCGGCGGAAGTCATCGCCAGGGTCCAGGCCGTGCTGCGTCGATGCGCCGACCAGGGGCATGGCGGCGGCCACAGTGTGCTGCGCGTCGACCCCTTCGAGATCGATATCGACAACCATGAGGTGAGCGTGCGCATCGGCACGCGAAAACAGCCGTTGCAGCTGACGGTGACCGAATTCAGGTTGCTCGCGCAGTTGGCAAAGTCGCCGCGTCGCGTGTTCAGCCGAGCCGAACTGCTGGTGCTCTGCTCCCCCGAGAGCGACAGCCTGGAGCGTACGGTCGACAGCCATATCAGCAAGCTGCGCCGCAAGATCGAAGACCTCGGCCTGCGCGGCGTGCCGACCAGTATCCGTGGCGTCGGCTACCGCTTCGGGAGCCAGGCATGA
- a CDS encoding ATP-binding protein, producing MNVGSGMSRQIILSMTAVVLCVIALAVVGTYVFYSLLWALSPPTQLELEADEWLPSGVEWAWMGLITSISLGVGVAVAVKLARRILMPLNSVAASLRSLADGDLDARAVAPDVSPGEAARLVNDFNSMANRLKRMAEEQAFWNAAIAHELRTPLTILRGRLQGLAEGVFEPDTAQFYSLLSQVEGLTRMVEDLRVVGMGDNGYLKLEIQQVELSDALEAEARLFEPSLNAAGFVLLLDLRKGPVNCDPARIRQALLALLDNARRHATPGKVSVQLGSDERGHFLRIADEGPGVAEPFAELIFDAFQRGDSSRSRAQGGSGLGLAVVRSIALAHGGAVACRTRVNGGTLFELSWPTTTTLNIES from the coding sequence ATGAACGTCGGCAGCGGCATGAGCCGCCAGATTATCTTGTCGATGACTGCCGTGGTGCTCTGCGTCATCGCACTCGCGGTCGTCGGCACCTACGTGTTCTATTCGTTGCTGTGGGCGCTGTCGCCGCCGACGCAGTTGGAGCTGGAGGCGGATGAATGGCTGCCCAGCGGCGTTGAATGGGCCTGGATGGGCTTGATCACCAGCATCAGTCTGGGCGTCGGCGTGGCGGTGGCCGTCAAATTGGCCCGACGCATTCTCATGCCGCTGAACTCGGTGGCGGCCAGTCTGCGCAGCCTGGCTGACGGCGACCTGGATGCACGGGCAGTGGCGCCCGACGTTTCTCCGGGCGAAGCCGCCCGGCTGGTGAATGACTTCAATAGCATGGCGAACCGATTGAAACGCATGGCCGAAGAACAAGCCTTCTGGAACGCCGCGATTGCCCATGAACTGCGCACCCCGCTGACGATCCTGCGTGGCCGTTTGCAGGGGTTGGCCGAGGGCGTATTCGAGCCGGACACCGCGCAGTTCTACAGCCTGCTGAGCCAGGTCGAAGGCTTGACGCGCATGGTCGAAGACTTGCGTGTCGTGGGCATGGGGGATAACGGCTACCTGAAACTTGAAATCCAGCAGGTCGAGTTGTCCGATGCGCTGGAGGCCGAAGCGCGGCTGTTCGAACCCAGCCTGAACGCTGCCGGATTCGTGCTGCTGCTGGACCTGCGCAAAGGCCCCGTGAACTGCGACCCTGCCCGCATCCGCCAGGCATTGCTGGCGCTGCTGGACAACGCGCGCCGGCATGCCACGCCGGGCAAGGTCAGCGTTCAGCTCGGCAGTGACGAGCGCGGTCATTTCCTGAGGATTGCGGATGAGGGGCCGGGGGTCGCCGAACCGTTCGCCGAGCTTATTTTCGATGCGTTTCAACGCGGCGACAGTTCGCGTTCCCGTGCCCAGGGCGGCAGTGGCCTGGGCCTTGCCGTGGTGCGTTCGATTGCACTGGCCCATGGCGGCGCCGTGGCCTGTCGAACACGTGTAAATGGCGGCACTTTATTTGAACTCAGTTGGCCAACGACAACCACTTTGAATATTGAATCCTGA
- a CDS encoding ABC transporter six-transmembrane domain-containing protein: MASVTPPILLEESKKLGQQSASQTLKAIARAYPGKLFGTLSLVALENALLLAYPLFAGFAVDSIIRGDAASALWYAAVVLGFWVVGAARRALDTRTFTRIYADLAVPVILNQRLQRHSTSKAAARVVLARDFVDFFEKHVPTIATALVSIVGAAGMLLVIEPWVGLACLLALLLCVTLMPGFARRNQRLHERLNNRLEKEIGLVETVGAHTLHRHYQVLSRLRIWLSDREAVAFLSIGILAALLFVVAITQLALAPAVKAGHIYAVMTYLWTFVSCLDEAPSMIDQLARLKDIGKRVDPGLA; encoded by the coding sequence ATGGCATCCGTAACACCGCCGATTCTGCTCGAAGAAAGTAAAAAGCTGGGGCAGCAATCCGCCAGCCAGACGCTCAAGGCCATCGCCCGGGCCTACCCCGGTAAATTGTTCGGCACCTTGTCGCTTGTCGCACTGGAAAATGCGCTGTTGCTGGCCTACCCGCTGTTCGCAGGCTTTGCCGTGGACTCGATCATCCGCGGCGATGCCGCCAGTGCATTGTGGTATGCCGCCGTGGTCCTCGGCTTCTGGGTGGTCGGCGCGGCGCGGCGGGCGCTGGACACGCGGACCTTTACGCGCATCTACGCCGACCTTGCGGTGCCGGTGATTCTCAACCAGCGCCTGCAGCGCCACAGCACCTCCAAGGCGGCGGCGCGGGTCGTGCTGGCACGGGATTTCGTCGACTTTTTTGAAAAGCACGTGCCGACAATCGCCACCGCGCTGGTGTCAATCGTCGGGGCGGCGGGCATGCTGCTGGTGATCGAGCCCTGGGTCGGCCTGGCCTGCCTGCTGGCGCTGCTGCTGTGCGTCACGCTCATGCCGGGTTTTGCGCGACGCAACCAACGCTTGCATGAACGCCTGAACAATCGACTGGAGAAGGAAATCGGCCTGGTGGAAACGGTCGGTGCGCACACCTTGCACCGCCACTATCAGGTGCTGTCGCGGCTGCGCATCTGGCTGTCGGACCGTGAAGCCGTGGCGTTCCTGTCCATCGGCATTCTGGCGGCGCTGCTGTTCGTGGTCGCGATCACCCAACTGGCCTTGGCGCCAGCGGTGAAAGCCGGGCATATCTATGCGGTGATGACCTACCTGTGGACCTTCGTCAGTTGCCTGGATGAAGCCCCCTCGATGATCGACCAACTGGCGCGGCTCAAGGATATCGGCAAGCGCGTGGACCCAGGCCTGGCGTGA
- a CDS encoding helix-turn-helix domain-containing protein, giving the protein MLAEVRTFNDSQQHAGSIQGWQQVYDQLGRGCLTSELRQLSGDRFQIFQEVLDKRVVQHGRSPQGRLCAAMSLGNPPVVQGQRVSAQSVVLLRDAEEFVLHAPEGTHFFAFNVDAVRFAKLAAFELSNEQLKRLTSVPALNVDETLLQRIRQRIHPLFRHFLQHADAINPASEKILEDELLGAFLDLFSHASDEVRCRRGNFAVSAYLVRRSQELIIASGDTPLSILDLCEQLRVSRRTLQNSFQAVTGMRPVEYLRNLRLNAVRRRLIETCPSQKNVGDIAVAMGFFHLSHFATHYRELFGESPSETRRSPR; this is encoded by the coding sequence ATGCTCGCTGAAGTCCGAACCTTCAATGACTCTCAACAGCACGCCGGCTCGATCCAGGGTTGGCAGCAGGTGTATGACCAGCTTGGTCGCGGCTGCCTGACCAGTGAACTGCGGCAGTTGTCCGGTGATCGCTTTCAGATCTTCCAGGAGGTGCTGGACAAGCGCGTGGTGCAGCATGGCCGCTCGCCCCAGGGCCGCTTGTGCGCCGCCATGTCGCTGGGCAACCCTCCGGTGGTCCAGGGGCAAAGGGTAAGCGCGCAAAGCGTGGTGCTGCTGCGTGATGCAGAAGAGTTCGTATTGCATGCGCCGGAAGGTACGCATTTTTTCGCGTTCAACGTCGATGCCGTGCGTTTCGCCAAGCTGGCGGCCTTCGAATTATCCAATGAGCAACTCAAACGTTTGACCAGCGTGCCCGCGCTTAACGTGGATGAAACGTTACTGCAGCGCATTCGTCAGCGCATTCACCCCTTGTTTCGTCACTTTCTGCAACACGCCGACGCCATCAACCCGGCGTCGGAAAAAATCCTCGAAGACGAACTGCTCGGCGCCTTTCTCGATCTGTTCAGCCATGCCAGCGATGAAGTCCGTTGCCGGCGTGGCAATTTTGCGGTCAGCGCCTATCTGGTCAGGCGCAGCCAGGAATTGATCATCGCCAGTGGCGATACCCCGTTGAGCATCCTGGACCTGTGCGAACAGTTGCGTGTCAGTCGCAGGACGCTGCAGAACAGTTTTCAGGCGGTAACCGGTATGCGGCCGGTTGAATACTTGCGCAATTTGCGCCTCAACGCGGTCAGGCGACGCCTGATCGAAACCTGCCCAAGCCAGAAAAACGTCGGTGATATCGCCGTGGCCATGGGCTTTTTTCACCTGAGCCATTTCGCCACGCATTACCGCGAGCTGTTCGGTGAATCGCCCTCCGAAACGCGCAGGTCACCGCGCTGA
- a CDS encoding 2-keto-4-pentenoate hydratase, with protein sequence MSGANALLVELDEALRSVQPIAPLAPEALDRLEGYGLQRQGLVRRQADGERLSGWKVAFAGRAAQARFGLDEPVYGGLTTVMQVEPGSAVSLGRLIQPKLEIELAFVFGRALEPGDYADEEILAAIAQVAPAFEIADCRWQGWRFGLGAFLADNAAAALYCVGPQVPFDPVRHACVAYHLEHEGVYLGSGDTQDREDSPLFNLCWLVRRLLADGHRVEAGQAVLSGALLAPMDIQPGTYHLHMLGTELALVFQAGAAPA encoded by the coding sequence ATGAGCGGCGCCAACGCGTTGCTCGTCGAACTGGACGAGGCCTTGCGCAGCGTCCAGCCCATTGCTCCTTTGGCGCCCGAAGCGCTGGACCGGCTGGAAGGCTACGGTCTGCAGCGCCAGGGGCTCGTGCGGCGCCAGGCCGACGGCGAACGGTTGAGCGGCTGGAAGGTCGCCTTTGCCGGCCGCGCGGCGCAAGCACGCTTCGGCCTCGACGAACCGGTGTACGGCGGCCTCACCACGGTCATGCAGGTCGAGCCGGGCAGTGCGGTGTCACTCGGGCGGTTGATCCAGCCCAAGCTTGAGATCGAACTGGCGTTCGTCTTCGGGCGCGCGCTGGAACCGGGCGACTACGCGGATGAGGAGATTCTGGCGGCCATCGCCCAGGTGGCGCCAGCCTTCGAAATCGCCGACTGCCGCTGGCAAGGCTGGCGTTTCGGGCTTGGCGCGTTCCTGGCCGATAACGCTGCCGCCGCACTTTACTGTGTAGGACCGCAGGTGCCGTTCGACCCTGTGCGGCATGCCTGTGTGGCGTATCACCTGGAGCATGAAGGTGTGTATCTGGGCAGCGGCGATACCCAGGACCGTGAAGACAGCCCCCTGTTCAACCTGTGCTGGCTGGTGCGGCGCCTGCTGGCCGATGGTCATCGCGTGGAAGCCGGGCAGGCGGTGCTCTCCGGTGCGCTACTGGCGCCGATGGATATTCAACCGGGCACGTATCATTTGCACATGCTTGGCACGGAACTGGCTTTGGTGTTCCAGGCGGGCGCTGCGCCTGCGTAA
- a CDS encoding bifunctional 3-(3-hydroxy-phenyl)propionate/3-hydroxycinnamic acid hydroxylase, which produces MKQEKTQVVIVGGGPNGITAAHYMGMYGIDCIVLELADGILPYPRAVGMDDEALRVLQGIGIAELAVRDMICDVPLRYYNARGVCFAEVKPSAAQYGWPMRNIFMQQLLEGTLRENLGQHTSVELRQGHELLELEQDGQGVTLQVRGADGELYQLQADYAIGADGGRSTVRKKLGIELLGLTHPRKWVVVDTANDTLDAPFTALHADPQRPFVCIYLPYQQRRWEFMLMEGEDEAKMCEEATIRKLIHGHIGDAVDQLNVIRIRAYTHHSRVAARFVEGRVALVGDAAHISPPWAGQGLNSGLRDVANVAWKLAAIIQGRAAPSILASYDQERRGHATELVALADNMGAVLGLTNPLMAGVRDWLFQAVNSVDNLRSHLLEFKFKPKATITKGLVHHERAELREDDLVGQLFIQPNIEDAQGQRRRLDEVLGNGYAVLGYRVNPREHLSEPMAEYWARWGTRFIQVNRSRSGVGRNQPLTANDAVSVEDVDNRLGEWFSKVRDCIVVVRPDRFVAAITTPERLDGVLRKLAEQLS; this is translated from the coding sequence ATGAAGCAGGAGAAAACCCAGGTTGTCATCGTGGGCGGTGGCCCCAACGGCATTACGGCCGCGCACTATATGGGAATGTACGGTATCGACTGCATCGTCCTTGAACTGGCCGATGGCATACTGCCTTATCCGCGTGCCGTGGGCATGGACGATGAGGCATTGCGTGTGTTGCAGGGCATCGGTATCGCCGAACTGGCGGTACGCGACATGATTTGCGATGTGCCGCTGCGCTACTACAACGCGCGCGGCGTGTGTTTTGCCGAGGTCAAGCCAAGTGCTGCGCAATACGGCTGGCCGATGCGCAATATTTTCATGCAGCAACTGCTCGAAGGCACCTTGCGCGAAAACCTTGGACAGCACACCAGTGTCGAGTTGCGCCAGGGGCATGAACTGCTTGAACTTGAGCAGGACGGGCAGGGCGTGACGCTGCAGGTGCGCGGCGCCGACGGCGAGCTCTACCAGCTCCAGGCCGACTATGCGATCGGCGCCGACGGCGGCCGCTCCACGGTGCGTAAAAAACTCGGCATTGAACTGCTGGGGTTGACCCATCCACGCAAATGGGTGGTGGTCGATACGGCCAACGACACGCTGGACGCACCCTTTACGGCCCTGCATGCCGACCCGCAGCGGCCCTTCGTGTGCATCTACTTGCCTTACCAGCAGCGGCGCTGGGAGTTCATGCTGATGGAAGGCGAGGACGAAGCGAAAATGTGCGAAGAGGCGACGATTCGCAAGCTGATCCACGGGCATATCGGCGACGCCGTCGACCAACTCAACGTCATTCGCATTCGTGCCTATACGCACCACTCGCGTGTCGCGGCGCGCTTTGTCGAAGGGCGTGTGGCACTGGTGGGTGATGCGGCGCATATTTCCCCGCCCTGGGCCGGGCAAGGCCTCAATTCCGGCCTGCGCGACGTGGCCAACGTGGCCTGGAAGCTCGCGGCGATCATCCAGGGCCGGGCGGCGCCATCGATCCTGGCCAGTTACGACCAGGAGCGACGTGGCCACGCCACCGAACTGGTCGCCCTGGCCGACAATATGGGCGCTGTCCTTGGCTTGACCAACCCGCTGATGGCCGGCGTGCGCGACTGGCTGTTCCAGGCCGTCAACAGCGTCGACAATCTGCGCTCGCACTTGCTGGAGTTCAAGTTCAAACCCAAGGCGACCATCACCAAGGGGCTGGTCCATCACGAGCGGGCCGAATTGCGTGAGGATGACCTGGTCGGGCAACTGTTCATCCAGCCCAATATCGAAGACGCCCAGGGCCAGCGCCGGCGCCTGGACGAAGTCCTCGGCAACGGCTATGCCGTGCTGGGTTATCGAGTGAACCCGCGCGAACACCTCAGCGAACCGATGGCCGAGTATTGGGCTCGTTGGGGCACGCGTTTCATCCAGGTCAATCGGTCGCGCAGCGGCGTGGGGCGTAACCAGCCGCTGACGGCCAACGACGCCGTGAGTGTGGAGGACGTGGATAACCGCTTGGGCGAATGGTTCTCCAAGGTGCGTGACTGCATCGTGGTGGTGCGTCCGGACCGTTTTGTCGCGGCGATTACCACTCCGGAGCGGCTTGATGGGGTACTGCGCAAGCTGGCGGAGCAACTGTCATGA